CTCTTCGACTACCTGGGCCGCTGGGCGGAGGCCGTGCCGCTCGCCGAGCGCGCCGTGGGGATTCGCTCGCGGGTGCTGGGAGAGCGCCGCCCCGAAACCGCCGCCAGTCTTCGCCAGCTCGGGCTGCTGCGCTTTCAGCTCGGCGACTACGCCGGCGCCGCGACGCCGCTCGAACGCTCGCAGGCCATCTACGATTCCCTCGGCGCCGGGTTCGAGGCGAAGGCCGCCGACGGCCTCAACAACCTGGGCGAGCTCGCCCGCGTTCGCGACCGGCTCGACGAGGCCGAGGCGCGCTTCCGGCGCGGTCTCGAAATCGCGCGGGCCGCGCTTCCGCCGGACGACCCTACCCGCCTGGGCCTCGGGAACAACCTGGCCGGGCTGCTCAAGGATCGCGGGCGATACGACGAGGCGGAACCGCTGCTCGAGTCGGGCCTCGCGATTCTCGAGCACGACGCTTCGGACCCCGAGGCCCTGGCGACCGCGCGATTGAACCTCGCCGAGGTGCGCCGCCTGCAGGGCCGTCCGGAGCGGGCGGCGGCGCTCTACGCTTCGGCGCTCGAGGAAGCGCGCCGGGCACTGGGAGCGCGGCATCCCGGCCTCGTGCCGTTCCTGAACCAGACCGCCGTCTGCGAGCAGGACCTGGGACACTTCGCGCGCGCCGAATCGCTCTACCGCGAGACCGGCGAGGTTCTCGAGGCGACGCTGGGCCCGGAGCACCCGCTGCTGGCGCAGAACCTCGTGGACCTCGCGCGCTTCGAGCTGGCGGAGCATGCGCGCACGCCGGACCGGCCGCTCCCGGAAGAGGTGGACTCGCTGCTCGCGCGCGCCCGCGCGTTGCGCGAGCGGAGCCTGGGCCCGGATCATCCCGACGTCGCGCTGGTGATGCTCGAGCAGGCGCGTTCGCGCGCGCTCGAACCCGGCGCGGCGGCGACGGTCGGCGCGCTGCTCGGCCGGGCCATCGCCATCCTCGATTCTTCCGGCGCCTATCCGGACGCCCGGCTCGACGCGTACGCGCAGCGCGCCCGCTGGCATGGCGCTCGCGGCGAGCGCGATCCGGCGATGCGCGACATGGCGGTGGCGCTCGCCGCGCGGGACTCGCTGCGCGCCTGGCGCGGAGGCGGCGATCAGACGCGCGCCGCCTACATGGCGAGCCAGCTCGACCTCGTGGACCTCATGGTCGGCTGGCAGCTCGAGGCCGGCGAAGTGGACGCAGCGCTCGCGACGCACGAGCGCAGCCGCGCGCGAACGCTGCTCGACCAGATCGCGGCCAGCGGCGTGGACCTGCGCGCCGGGATCCCGGCCGCGCGGCGCATGCCGCTCGAGACGCACGAGCGCGCCGCCGAAGCGGCGCTCGCGGCCGTGCACCGCGCGATCCAGGACGCGCGCGCCGACGGCTCGGTCTCGGCACGCGAGCGGCTGGAGACGCTGGCGGCGCTCGAGGCGCGGCGCGATTCGGCCGCGCTCGAGCTGGCCGTGGCGCGCCGCCGCATCGAGGACGCGAGTCCGCTGTGGCGGGACATCCTGGGAGCCGGCGGCGGCGGCGCGAGCGTCGCGCAACTGCAGCACGAAGTGGTGCCGCGCGACGGAATGCTGCTCGACTACCACGTCGGCGAAAAGGCGAGCTGGGTTTTCGTGGTGCCCTCGCGCGGAGCGGCGAGGGCGTACGCCCTGAAGCTGGACAGCGACGCCGCCGCCGTGCTGGGCGAGGCGGCAGGGCCGCTCGGGTCCGCGGCGCTCGAACGAATCGTCGGCGGCCGGCCGGCGGACGCCGCGGGCGGCGAGGATCCCGGAATCGTCGGGCTGCTCGGCGGCACGCCCGTCGGCGGATTCCTGTCGCTGCCGCTGCGCTCGAAGGCGGCGCCCGATTCGTTCGAGCTGCGGCTGAACGCGCTGTGGCGAACGCTGGTTCCCGAGGCCCTCCGGCGTCCGCTGCGCGCGGCGCGCACCGCGGTCGTCGTGCCCGACGGCGCGCTTCAGCTGGTCGCGTTCGAGGCGCTGGTCACCGAGCCGCGCGGGCGCGCGAAGGCGACACGCTACTGGCTCGACGACGGGCCGGCGATCGCCTACGGGCCCTCGGCCGCTTCGCTGCTCAGCCTCGCGCTGCGGCCCCGTGCCGCGAACGCCCCGGCGGCCGGGAGGGCTCCGGTCTTCAGCGTGAGCAACGTGGCATTCGCCAGCCCGGCCATTCGCGGGCGCACCTGGTCGCCGCTGCCGGGCACGGCGCTCGAGAGCCGCTCGATCGAGGAGGCGTTCGGCCCCGGGCAGGTCGAGACGCTCTCCGGTTCCGAAGCCCGCGAGCCCGCGGTTCGCGCCGGGCTCGCCGGACGCCGATACGTTCATCTCGCGACACACGGCTTCACCGACGTTTCGCCCGAGCGCCTGCTCGCCGGGCTGGTGCTGGCTCCTCCGCCCTCGCCGCCCCGCGACAGCGACGACGACGGACTGCTCGAGCTGTTCGAAATCCACCGGCTGTCGCTGGGCTGCGAGCTGGCGATGCTGTCGGCCTGCGAGACCGCCCGGGGTCCGCGCGTCGCCGGCGAGGGATCGTTCGCGCTCTCGCGCGCGTTTCTCGCCGCGGGCGCGCGCCGCGTGGTGGCCAGCCTGTGGGCGGTGGACGACCGCGCCGCACCGGTCGTCGTCCGGCGGCTGTTCGACGCCGTCGCCGCGGCCGACCGGGCCGGACGTCCGTGCGACTACGCCGCGGCGCTCCGCGAGGCGAAGCGGGCGCTGCGGCGCGATCCACGCTGGGCGGACCCGTTCTACTGGGCGCCCTTCGTGCTCAGCGGCTCGTGAACGGGCCGCCGGCGCTCAGTGACCGGCGAGCTTGAGCGCCCCCCAGCTCTTCTTCGCGACGGGCACGCCGGCGAGCGTGGTGATGGAGATGGTCAGATAGTCCGTGTCGTGCGGGAAGCGCACGAAGCCGGCGTCCCACCAGGCGTCGAGATCGTAGCTCACACCCTGATTGAGGTTGCCGAGCGTGATGCTGGCGCTGGCATGGCTGCCGGCCGTCGGCGTGCCGCTGCCGTCGCCAAGACCGAGCGAGCCGCCCGTGGCGTCGGTCAGGTTCTCGACATCGCGGTCGGCGCTGCGGGAGCCGTTGAAATAGGCGCCGTCGGTCATGTTCCAGCCGCGCGGGGCCGGGTCGTCGTCGAACAGTTCGAGCAGGTCGTGCTCGAGCCCCGAGCGGTTGAAGCGGAAGTAGGGCGTCGGCTGCGGGTCGCCGATGTAGCACGACTCCTCGTTCGAGCCCGCGGGCGGCGGCAGCGTGTTGGCCGCGACCTGCGTCGTCGGCGAGACGGTCACGTTGTCAATGAGCTGCTGCGTCCAGGTCAGCGTGCCGCTGCCGTCGTCCACCCACTGGAGGGCGGTGAACGTGATGACCACCGGTTCGACCGGCGCGGTGAACGAGAGCGACACCGGCAGCGCGCAGAACAGTCCCTGCGGGAACTTGCGCACCAGGGTCTTGGCGGGAATCACCTCGTCCTGCGCGACGGCGGTGCCGGGGAGCGCGAAGCCGGCGAGCGCGAGCAGCGTGACGACGGACCAGAGAAGAGCACGAGACATGGGGACCTCCGGGGCAAAAGGCAGGGCCGTTGTCTCGAGGGCGGAACGGCCGCGGCTGCGACGGGCCCCGGGCGGAGCCGGGGCGTGAAGGGAAATCGTATCCGGCGCCCGGTCCGGCTCTCAACACATTTCACCTCGGGCGTGCCGGATTTCGGGCCGCCGGGCGCGGGAGGAACCTGCTGCCGGGCCCCGCAACCGCCGCTCCCCGGGCTGGGGGGGGCGCCTCCAGCGGGTCTCCCCGCGGGCCCCGCGGCTTGCGCTTGCCGGTCGGCGGGCGCATGGTGCCGGCCGTCCGCGCGTCTCGGCGGACCGTCGTTCGGGGTGGCCGGCATCGGACAAGCGCCGGCCTGAGATCACACCCGTCGAACCTGAACTGGCTAAGACCAGCGTAGGGAAACGGCCAAGACGACCCGGTTGTCCCCGAGTTGCCTTCCACGCCGTCCCTTCGCGGGCGGCGTTCGCGTTTCGCGGCCCCGCCCGGAAGGCATGACTTCGCGATGTTCAGCAGCAGCCCGCTCGATTGGGCGCTCGTCGGCGCCTATTTCGTGTTCCTTCTCGTTCTCTGGCTGCGGCGCTTCGGCTCGCGCCCGCCGGCCGAGGACTACCTCGTCGCCGGCCGCGCCGTGACGCTGCCGGCGTTCGTCGCGACGCTGGTGACCACCTGGTACGGCGGCATCCTCGGCGTCGGCGAGTACGCCTGGAAGTACGGGCTGGCGAACTGGGTCGTGTTCGGCGTGCCCTACTACCTCGGCGCGCTGCTGTTCGCGCTGCTGTTCGCGCGGCGCGCGCGCGAGGCGAAGCTCTACACGATTCCCGACCTGCTCGACCGCGCGCACGGCCGTGGACCCGCGCTCGCCGGGGCGGTCGCGGTGTTCGTCACCTCGGCGCCCGCGGCCTACGTGCTCATGCTCGGCACCCTGTTCGCGGTCATGTTCGGCGCGCCGCTGGTTCCCTGCGTGTTCGCCGCGGCGGTGCTGTCGGTCTTCTACGTGGACCGCGGCGGCCTGCGCACCGTGATCTTCACCGACCAGATCCAGTTCGTGCTCATGTACGGCGGCTTCGCGTTGCTGCTGGTCTTCCTCGTCGTGCAGCACGGCGGGCTGTCGTTCCTCGAGGCGCGGGTTCCGGCCACGCACTGGCGGTGGAACGGCGGCAACGGCCCGGCGGCCATCTTCGTCTGGTACGTGATCGCGCTCGGCACGCTCGTGGACCCGGGCTTCTGGCAGCGCGCCTACGCCGCGCGCGACCCGCGCGTGGCCCGCGACGGCGTGCTGTGGTCCATCGCCTGCTGGGCGGTGTTCGACTTCATGACCACGACGACGGGCCTGTACGCGCGGGCGCTGCTGCCGAGGCTGGCCGAGCCGGTGTTCGCCTTCCCCGAGGTCGCGCGCCTGACGCTGCCGCCGGTCGCGCTCGGGCTCTTCTACCTCGGCATGATCGCGACGGTGATGAGCACCATCGATTCGTACGCGTTCATCGCGGCCACCACCGTCGGCCGTGATTTCATCTGGCGCCTGCGTGGCGGCGACGAGGCCCGGCTGCCCTTCTACTCGCGCATCGGCCTGTGGCTCTCGACCGCGGTCGCCACCGCGCTCGCGGTGGCGAGCCAGAGCGTGATCGCGCTGTGGCACGACATCGGCTCGGTGGCGACGCCGATGCTGCTGCTGCCGGTCGCGGCCGCGCTCACTGGCCGCGGGAGGCTCTCGTCCCGCTGGACAGTGGGGTTCATGGTCATCCCCGGCGTCATCTCGCTCTACTGGGTGCTCGCGAAGTCGCTCGCCTGGACGCCCGGCTATCCCCTCCGACTCGAACCCATCTACGCGGGGCTCGGCGCGTCGCTGCTCGTGTGGCTCGCCGGCCGCGCGTTCGACCGACAAGGATCCGCGTCATGACCTCCCCCCTGCTTCTCGCCGCCGCGCTCGCGGCCGCCGTCAACGCCGCTCCCGACACGTTCCCGCGGATCGTGCCGCTGCCGCCCGTCGAGGTGAGCACGACCCGCGCGGACGCGCGCGCGCCGCTCGCGCGCACGACGCTCACGCGCGGGCAGGTGCGAGAGCTCAACTGGGGCCAGGACACCCCCATGGCGCTCGGCACCCTGCCGGGCGCCTACGCCTACTCGGACGCGGGCAACGGCGTCGGCTACTCGTATCTGTCGCTGCGCGGCTTTCCGCAGCGGCGGATCAG
Above is a window of Candidatus Eisenbacteria bacterium DNA encoding:
- a CDS encoding CHAT domain-containing protein, with the translated sequence MRRTREPGAHRAKSSVLLAALALAASILPGPAAAAPAAPRPAIERRFEAAMSAKRWREASSLADSLVRTRELRERLPARQAAAILDSLGRRLFLAGDPGAWAAAEPLFRAGLVVRELALGPDDPAVAASLATLATLFDYLGRWAEAVPLAERAVGIRSRVLGERRPETAASLRQLGLLRFQLGDYAGAATPLERSQAIYDSLGAGFEAKAADGLNNLGELARVRDRLDEAEARFRRGLEIARAALPPDDPTRLGLGNNLAGLLKDRGRYDEAEPLLESGLAILEHDASDPEALATARLNLAEVRRLQGRPERAAALYASALEEARRALGARHPGLVPFLNQTAVCEQDLGHFARAESLYRETGEVLEATLGPEHPLLAQNLVDLARFELAEHARTPDRPLPEEVDSLLARARALRERSLGPDHPDVALVMLEQARSRALEPGAAATVGALLGRAIAILDSSGAYPDARLDAYAQRARWHGARGERDPAMRDMAVALAARDSLRAWRGGGDQTRAAYMASQLDLVDLMVGWQLEAGEVDAALATHERSRARTLLDQIAASGVDLRAGIPAARRMPLETHERAAEAALAAVHRAIQDARADGSVSARERLETLAALEARRDSAALELAVARRRIEDASPLWRDILGAGGGGASVAQLQHEVVPRDGMLLDYHVGEKASWVFVVPSRGAARAYALKLDSDAAAVLGEAAGPLGSAALERIVGGRPADAAGGEDPGIVGLLGGTPVGGFLSLPLRSKAAPDSFELRLNALWRTLVPEALRRPLRAARTAVVVPDGALQLVAFEALVTEPRGRAKATRYWLDDGPAIAYGPSAASLLSLALRPRAANAPAAGRAPVFSVSNVAFASPAIRGRTWSPLPGTALESRSIEEAFGPGQVETLSGSEAREPAVRAGLAGRRYVHLATHGFTDVSPERLLAGLVLAPPPSPPRDSDDDGLLELFEIHRLSLGCELAMLSACETARGPRVAGEGSFALSRAFLAAGARRVVASLWAVDDRAAPVVVRRLFDAVAAADRAGRPCDYAAALREAKRALRRDPRWADPFYWAPFVLSGS
- a CDS encoding sodium:solute symporter family protein, encoding MFSSSPLDWALVGAYFVFLLVLWLRRFGSRPPAEDYLVAGRAVTLPAFVATLVTTWYGGILGVGEYAWKYGLANWVVFGVPYYLGALLFALLFARRAREAKLYTIPDLLDRAHGRGPALAGAVAVFVTSAPAAYVLMLGTLFAVMFGAPLVPCVFAAAVLSVFYVDRGGLRTVIFTDQIQFVLMYGGFALLLVFLVVQHGGLSFLEARVPATHWRWNGGNGPAAIFVWYVIALGTLVDPGFWQRAYAARDPRVARDGVLWSIACWAVFDFMTTTTGLYARALLPRLAEPVFAFPEVARLTLPPVALGLFYLGMIATVMSTIDSYAFIAATTVGRDFIWRLRGGDEARLPFYSRIGLWLSTAVATALAVASQSVIALWHDIGSVATPMLLLPVAAALTGRGRLSSRWTVGFMVIPGVISLYWVLAKSLAWTPGYPLRLEPIYAGLGASLLVWLAGRAFDRQGSAS